In Pseudomonadaceae bacterium SI-3, the sequence GTCACCGCGAGCCCGGCGTTAACCACCGCCATCAGCGCTGAAAGGCTCGGGCTGGTATAGGCAACCCGGTAGGGAACGTCCAGGCTGTCGAGGGCATTGCAGGCCCAGGCCCGGCAGAAGCAATCGGTATTGAACATGGCCAGTGGCATGGGCCGTTGTTCATGGGTGTTGAAGCCCGGGGCTTCGGCCCAGACGAAGCGTTCGCGGCGCAGTAACTGCCCGATCTCGGTACCCGGCTCGCGGGTGACGATGGACAGATCCAGGTCGCGTCGCTGCAGCAACTGGTAAGACGGTTCGCAATGCACCTCCACCTGCACCAGCGGATAGGCCTGGGCGAAGCGCGACAGGATGCCCGGTAGGAAGCGCATCACATAGTCGTCCGGGGTGCCGATGCGCACCGAGCCGACCATGTGCGGCTCACGCAAGGTGGTCAGCACCTCGCCGTGCAGCTTCAGAATTCTTCGCGCATAACCAAGCAGGATCT encodes:
- a CDS encoding LysR family transcriptional regulator, which encodes MANYPSIDAELLRSFVAIADHGGFTRAAEAVNRTQSAISMQMKRLEEDVLQRSVFERDGRQVKLTAEGQILLGYARRILKLHGEVLTTLREPHMVGSVRIGTPDDYVMRFLPGILSRFAQAYPLVQVEVHCEPSYQLLQRRDLDLSIVTREPGTEIGQLLRRERFVWAEAPGFNTHEQRPMPLAMFNTDCFCRAWACNALDSLDVPYRVAYTSPSLSALMAVVNAGLAVTAQLQSLVTADMRLLGEAEGMPELPLSSIVLLRNERSQSQVSETLAEHIVEGFRL